CGATAAATATTTGTATACCCTGAAGGTGCAGGTGGATTAACAGGAGCAAAAATATTTGCATAATCAATACTAACATCTAAAGGACTACGTCTACTGAAGTTTGTAAAGTACATTTGACTTGTATATTGCCACGAACCAAATTGTGTGTTTTGAAGATTAGAAGCACTTGGTTTTCCATATAGATACTGAGCGATCCACATGTTTTTTGCCCCCAACTTACTTGGCTCCATTTGGCCGACGCCATCCACTGCCCAAGCTTTTGAAGCATAATGACGTGTATTTACAAACCCTTGCTTTTTAAGTTGATCTGCAAAGTTTTGTGATGCAACTGTCCAATCCCAGTAAGGCATAGTTCCCACACTATCTTTTGGAACATATTCTGCGTCGTTAATCATGACAGTACCTGTCGTAAGGCCATATTGTTTAGCAACATTTGCAAAGAAATTCGCTTCTGCTCGTGCAGTATTGTTTACAGTTGCTTGAGCCGTTTTACCTGACTCTGAGAAGTGTGAAAAGTGGTAAACAGCAACAGTGAGTCCCGCATTTTTAGCCATTTGAATTTGGGCTTTAGCTGCGGGGTTAATATAAGTTGTGCTTTCCGTCAGTTTAACAATCACTGTCTTAACACCTTGTGCTTTAAGTTGATTGAAATCACTTTGTGTCATCCAATCTTGCCAAGAAGCAATGTCGACAGCATCTTTTCGTGGTAGACTTGTATCATTGGATACCAGGTCAGAGGGGGCATTTCTTAAACTGGCTTGGGCTGTCTCTGCATCGTCGGCAATGGCACGACGCACTCTGCTGGAAACTTTTGGAGTCTCAGTATTTTCTTGGATGTCTTCCTTTACTGTCTGCCCTTCTTCATCGATAGGCGCTAAGTTTCCTTGAGCATCAATAGGAGCGGTCATTGGATTTTCTTCGGTTTGTACTTCAGCGTAATACCCCATCGGGTGATTGTCCACGGGTACTTCAGCAGTATCTGCTTGTGCTGCATGAGCAGCAAGCGCGATGAAACATAAACCCGTAAATACGGCTGCTTTTCTTAAATTAATCATTATTTCCTCATTACTATTTCTTTAGTTATATATCTTTTATTTTAACAAAAACCTTAACTCAATTAAAGCCTTT
This window of the Lactococcus garvieae subsp. garvieae genome carries:
- a CDS encoding GH25 family lysozyme; this translates as MINLRKAAVFTGLCFIALAAHAAQADTAEVPVDNHPMGYYAEVQTEENPMTAPIDAQGNLAPIDEEGQTVKEDIQENTETPKVSSRVRRAIADDAETAQASLRNAPSDLVSNDTSLPRKDAVDIASWQDWMTQSDFNQLKAQGVKTVIVKLTESTTYINPAAKAQIQMAKNAGLTVAVYHFSHFSESGKTAQATVNNTARAEANFFANVAKQYGLTTGTVMINDAEYVPKDSVGTMPYWDWTVASQNFADQLKKQGFVNTRHYASKAWAVDGVGQMEPSKLGAKNMWIAQYLYGKPSASNLQNTQFGSWQYTSQMYFTNFSRRSPLDVSIDYANIFAPVNPPAPSGYTNIYRLYNNRNLEHLYTKDANEKDRLPQLSKDWKYEGVAWKAPKSSSVPVYRVYDPRSGEHLYTKDAYEVSVLTSKHGWRREGVAFYSDSSSATPAYRLYNPAAGVGAHFITMDSYEKSVLVTRGWKYEGIAWYGQK